Proteins from one Mycobacterium sp. EPa45 genomic window:
- a CDS encoding TetR/AcrR family transcriptional regulator encodes MTSRAAAAVVRALDDRQREATEEVERILAAAVREMQRVSPDAPRVSDIVAAAGVSNKAFYRYFAGKDDLMLAVMERGVGLVVSYLEHQMTKESTPVGKITRWISGALAQVADPELIGMSRALVGQMSDSDKRRMGEEETMAAMRELLVDPIRELGSTDPQRDADAVFVCTVGTMRRYVDSTDQPGRKDISHLVGFCLRGLGVPEAMS; translated from the coding sequence GTGACCAGCAGAGCCGCGGCCGCCGTCGTGCGCGCCCTCGACGACCGTCAGCGGGAGGCCACCGAGGAGGTCGAGCGCATCCTGGCTGCCGCCGTGCGCGAGATGCAGCGGGTCTCCCCCGATGCCCCGCGGGTCAGCGACATCGTCGCTGCGGCCGGGGTGTCCAACAAGGCCTTCTACCGGTATTTCGCCGGTAAGGACGATCTGATGCTGGCCGTCATGGAACGCGGTGTCGGCCTTGTGGTCTCGTATCTCGAGCATCAGATGACCAAGGAGAGTACGCCGGTCGGCAAGATCACCCGCTGGATCAGCGGGGCGCTGGCCCAGGTGGCCGACCCCGAGTTGATCGGAATGAGCCGAGCCCTGGTGGGGCAGATGTCGGATTCGGACAAGCGTCGCATGGGCGAGGAGGAGACAATGGCCGCGATGCGTGAGCTGCTCGTCGATCCGATCCGCGAACTGGGCAGTACCGATCCCCAGCGTGACGCTGACGCGGTGTTCGTGTGTACCGTCGGCACGATGCGTCGCTATGTGGACTCCACCGACCAGCCAGGTCGCAAGGACATCAGCCACCTCGTCGGCTTCTGCCTGCGTGGTCTCGGTGTACCGGAGGCGATGAGCTGA
- a CDS encoding NADPH:quinone oxidoreductase family protein yields the protein MRAVVCREYGAPENLVLDELPDPTAGPGQVVVKVHAAAVNYPDVLLIGGKYQIKVPPPFSPGSEMAGEVLSVGDGVDYRPGDRVSATTFVGAFAEQAVVDARGLTRIPDGVDYADAAAFGVTNRTAYYTLRTVAPVEPGDWVVVLGAGGGVGLAAVDIAVLFGAKVIAAASSPEKLEVCRARGATEVIDYDREDLKSRLKEITGERGTQVVLDPVGGRYSEPALRSLGRGGKFITLGYAAGSIPAIPLNLVMLKGITVQGMEIRTFASDYPDQIARDDAEIAQLFAEGKLRPYIGARFPLDEAATALRYIADRKAIGKVVIDVA from the coding sequence ATGCGCGCCGTCGTCTGCCGCGAGTACGGCGCGCCAGAGAATCTGGTCCTTGACGAACTGCCCGACCCCACAGCGGGTCCCGGTCAGGTGGTGGTCAAGGTGCACGCCGCCGCGGTCAACTACCCAGACGTGCTTCTGATCGGCGGCAAGTACCAGATCAAGGTGCCACCGCCGTTCAGCCCGGGCAGCGAGATGGCCGGTGAGGTGCTGTCCGTCGGCGACGGCGTCGACTACCGGCCAGGGGATCGAGTGTCAGCGACGACATTCGTCGGCGCCTTCGCCGAGCAAGCCGTGGTGGACGCCCGCGGTCTGACCCGCATCCCCGACGGGGTCGATTACGCCGATGCCGCGGCGTTCGGCGTCACCAACCGCACCGCCTACTACACCCTGCGCACCGTCGCCCCGGTCGAACCCGGCGACTGGGTTGTGGTCCTCGGCGCCGGCGGTGGGGTCGGCCTGGCGGCCGTCGACATCGCAGTCCTGTTCGGTGCCAAGGTGATTGCCGCTGCGTCGAGTCCGGAGAAGCTCGAGGTGTGCCGCGCCCGCGGCGCCACGGAAGTCATCGACTACGACCGGGAAGACCTCAAGAGCCGGCTCAAGGAGATCACCGGCGAGCGTGGCACGCAGGTGGTTCTCGACCCGGTCGGCGGCCGCTACTCCGAGCCGGCGCTGCGCAGTTTGGGCCGCGGCGGGAAGTTCATCACGCTGGGCTATGCCGCCGGCTCCATCCCGGCGATCCCATTGAACCTCGTCATGCTCAAGGGAATCACCGTGCAAGGCATGGAGATCCGGACGTTCGCTTCGGACTACCCGGACCAGATTGCCCGCGACGACGCCGAGATCGCGCAGCTGTTCGCCGAGGGCAAGCTCCGCCCCTACATCGGCGCGCGATTCCCGCTCGACGAGGCGGCCACCGCGCTGCGCTATATCGCCGACCGCAAGGCGATCGGCAAGGTCGTCATCGACGTCGCCTGA
- a CDS encoding alkyl/aryl-sulfatase: protein MTSKPPSAVIEAAHAEHLKSLPFEDTADFADADRGFIAAMTPCVVKAADGRVVWDNDAYGFIDGDAPTSVHPSLWRQSMLATKQGLYEVVEGIYQVRGLDLSNISFIEGDTGIVVIDPLVSTETAAAALALYRAHRGDRPVVAVIYTHSHVDHFGGVLGVTTQADVDAGKVAVLAPEGFTEHAVQENVYAGTAMARRAGYMYGAVLDRGPQGQVGCGLGQTPSTGEVAIIVPTVDITTTGEKHTIDGIEIEFQMAPGTEAPAEMHFYFPKFRALCMAENATHNLHNLLTLRGALVRDPHGWAGYLTEAIDTFADRTDVVFASHHWPTWGQDNIVEFLSLQRDLYAYLHDQTLRQLNQGYTGIEIAENFQMPPALQKAWHAHGYYGSVSHNVKAVYQRYMGWFDGNPARLWAHPPEAIGPRYVEAMGGADRVVELARAAAESGDYRWAATLLDHVIFTDENHAGARELYADTLEQLAYGAECATWRNFFLSGATELRDGNFGTPTSVSPTTLLAQLTPEQMFDVLAISVNGPRAWDVDIALDLSFGDLGTNYRLTLRNGVLVYRQCPADESTATATVRFATKLRLLAVSAGDFTSPGMEITGDPQALQTLLGALDRPDPSFNIITP, encoded by the coding sequence ATGACAAGCAAGCCGCCGTCCGCGGTCATCGAGGCCGCACATGCCGAGCACCTGAAGTCCCTGCCGTTCGAGGACACCGCTGACTTCGCCGATGCCGACCGCGGCTTCATCGCCGCGATGACGCCGTGCGTGGTGAAAGCCGCCGACGGACGGGTGGTGTGGGACAACGACGCCTATGGATTCATCGACGGGGACGCACCGACATCGGTCCACCCCAGTCTGTGGCGACAGAGCATGCTGGCCACCAAGCAGGGTCTGTACGAGGTCGTCGAGGGCATCTACCAGGTCCGCGGCCTGGACCTGTCCAACATCAGCTTCATCGAGGGCGACACCGGGATCGTGGTGATCGACCCGCTGGTCTCCACCGAAACCGCCGCGGCCGCCCTCGCGCTCTATCGCGCGCATCGCGGTGACCGCCCCGTCGTCGCAGTGATCTACACGCATTCGCACGTCGACCACTTCGGCGGTGTCCTCGGGGTGACCACGCAGGCCGACGTCGACGCCGGCAAGGTCGCTGTGCTCGCGCCCGAGGGCTTCACTGAACACGCGGTGCAGGAGAACGTTTACGCCGGGACCGCGATGGCCCGCCGGGCCGGCTACATGTACGGCGCGGTCCTCGACCGCGGGCCGCAGGGGCAGGTCGGCTGCGGGCTCGGGCAGACACCGTCGACCGGTGAGGTCGCGATCATCGTGCCGACCGTCGACATCACCACCACCGGTGAGAAGCACACCATCGACGGCATCGAGATCGAATTCCAGATGGCGCCGGGCACCGAGGCACCTGCCGAGATGCACTTCTACTTCCCGAAATTCCGGGCCCTGTGCATGGCGGAGAACGCGACGCACAACCTGCACAACCTGCTGACGTTGCGCGGTGCTCTGGTTCGCGACCCGCACGGCTGGGCGGGCTACCTGACCGAGGCGATCGACACGTTCGCCGACCGCACCGACGTGGTGTTCGCCTCGCACCACTGGCCGACGTGGGGGCAGGACAACATCGTCGAATTCCTATCTCTGCAGCGCGACCTCTATGCCTACCTGCACGACCAGACGCTGCGCCAGCTCAACCAGGGCTACACCGGCATCGAGATCGCCGAGAATTTTCAGATGCCGCCCGCGCTGCAGAAGGCGTGGCACGCGCACGGCTACTACGGATCGGTCAGCCACAACGTCAAAGCGGTCTATCAGCGGTACATGGGCTGGTTCGACGGCAACCCGGCGCGGCTGTGGGCGCATCCGCCGGAGGCGATCGGGCCGCGCTACGTCGAAGCGATGGGCGGCGCCGACCGAGTGGTCGAGCTGGCTCGCGCCGCCGCTGAGTCCGGTGATTACCGTTGGGCTGCAACTCTTCTCGACCACGTGATATTCACCGACGAGAATCATGCCGGTGCTCGGGAGCTGTACGCCGACACCCTCGAGCAGCTGGCGTATGGAGCTGAATGCGCAACATGGCGCAACTTCTTCCTGTCCGGAGCGACCGAATTGCGCGACGGCAACTTCGGCACCCCCACCTCGGTGTCACCGACGACACTGCTCGCTCAGCTCACTCCGGAGCAGATGTTCGACGTGCTGGCGATCAGCGTGAACGGCCCGCGGGCCTGGGATGTCGACATCGCACTCGATTTGTCCTTCGGCGACCTCGGCACCAACTATCGGCTCACCCTGCGCAACGGTGTGCTGGTCTACCGCCAGTGCCCGGCCGACGAGTCGACGGCGACCGCTACCGTCCGGTTCGCGACCAAATTGCGGCTATTGGCGGTCTCCGCGGGGGATTTCACATCTCCGGGTATGGAGATCACCGGCGACCCGCAAGCGTTGCAGACACTGCTGGGTGCGCTGGATCGGCCGGACCCGAGCTTCAACATCATCACGCCCTAG
- a CDS encoding alkaline phosphatase family protein, with protein MRAASVHPIATSPRSLPGGTLPPPPPPLSSMLAYLGDELRRITGIGKAGAVTTTAVPATGPNLLTNPGAELGDPAGYGNSTVSVPGWTASGTPTVVQYGELRNAWPVGLSFAWPNLPAIVSFPGVNAAPPGGGNQFFGGGDVATSALSQTVDLSASKTDIDSGGVPFNLSGYLGGYLLDPSFATVKVEFLDENKLYLGGATIGPVSNLERWGQTGFQQRTAIGTLPVDTRTAVVTLTMHDLNPVVIGFTARYNNAYADNLSFSIGTAQSAPPDPAPPLSDVQALDHVFLVYMENKGYDDIVGSPNAPFLNSLINAYGLANNYYAVTHPSLPNYYAIAGGQVYGKTYNCASVCINDPNNLAFTMDHAGVTWAAYAQGMTLGQPLQATADYSPDQTPWPAFAGIGDNQAYAAAHMFPLTKMSADLQAGTIPNFVWFAADEDSNGEGPVNTLEGVARFALSQIDPRHQYNVSALDQFLADNVPTIINSDVWKNTKSALIVTFDEDNNNITLGFGNEGNHVVTVVIPSPKAISDAGMKSGAFVVTDHYDHYSTLRTIEDAFGLSPMTNNDKYAQPLNGFWA; from the coding sequence GTGCGCGCCGCGTCGGTTCATCCGATCGCCACAAGCCCGCGCTCATTGCCGGGGGGCACGCTGCCGCCGCCGCCACCGCCACTCTCGTCGATGCTGGCCTATCTGGGCGACGAGCTGCGGCGCATCACCGGCATCGGAAAGGCGGGTGCGGTGACCACCACCGCAGTCCCCGCCACGGGCCCCAACCTCCTGACGAATCCGGGCGCCGAGCTCGGCGATCCAGCCGGATACGGGAACAGCACGGTCAGCGTGCCCGGGTGGACGGCGAGCGGCACTCCGACGGTGGTTCAGTACGGTGAGCTGCGCAATGCGTGGCCGGTGGGCCTGAGCTTCGCGTGGCCGAATCTTCCCGCCATCGTGTCGTTCCCCGGCGTGAACGCGGCACCGCCCGGCGGCGGTAACCAGTTCTTCGGTGGCGGTGATGTGGCCACGTCGGCACTCTCGCAGACGGTGGACCTCAGCGCTTCGAAGACCGATATCGACAGCGGCGGCGTGCCATTCAACCTCAGCGGCTATCTGGGCGGCTACCTGTTGGATCCGTCTTTTGCCACCGTGAAAGTCGAGTTCCTCGACGAGAACAAGCTCTACCTCGGTGGTGCAACGATCGGGCCGGTCTCCAACCTGGAACGTTGGGGGCAGACCGGATTCCAGCAACGGACCGCCATCGGTACCCTTCCGGTCGACACACGTACCGCCGTCGTGACCCTGACCATGCACGACCTCAATCCGGTGGTGATCGGCTTCACCGCCCGATACAACAACGCCTACGCCGACAACCTGTCGTTCAGCATCGGCACGGCCCAATCCGCACCGCCTGATCCGGCGCCGCCGTTGTCCGATGTCCAGGCGCTCGACCACGTGTTCCTGGTCTACATGGAGAACAAGGGCTACGACGACATCGTCGGGAGTCCCAACGCGCCGTTCCTCAACAGCTTGATCAATGCCTACGGGCTCGCCAACAACTATTACGCGGTGACCCATCCCAGCCTGCCGAACTACTACGCGATCGCCGGTGGACAGGTCTACGGCAAGACCTACAACTGTGCGTCGGTGTGCATCAACGACCCGAACAACCTCGCCTTCACGATGGACCATGCCGGTGTGACGTGGGCGGCCTATGCGCAGGGCATGACGCTCGGGCAGCCGTTGCAGGCCACTGCGGACTACTCGCCGGACCAGACACCATGGCCGGCCTTCGCCGGAATCGGTGACAACCAGGCCTACGCGGCCGCGCACATGTTCCCGCTGACGAAGATGTCCGCCGATCTCCAGGCGGGGACCATCCCGAACTTCGTATGGTTCGCCGCGGACGAGGATTCCAACGGCGAGGGGCCGGTCAACACCTTGGAAGGGGTGGCGCGCTTCGCGTTGTCGCAGATCGATCCGCGCCATCAGTACAACGTCTCCGCGCTCGACCAGTTCTTGGCGGACAATGTGCCGACGATCATCAATTCTGACGTCTGGAAGAACACCAAGTCGGCGCTTATCGTCACGTTCGACGAGGACAACAACAACATCACGCTGGGCTTCGGCAACGAGGGCAACCATGTTGTCACAGTGGTGATTCCGTCGCCCAAGGCGATCAGCGACGCCGGCATGAAGAGCGGTGCCTTCGTCGTCACCGATCATTACGACCACTACAGCACGTTGCGCACCATCGAGGACGCCTTCGGACTGTCCCCGATGACCAACAACGACAAGTACGCCCAACCGCTGAACGGATTCTGGGCCTGA
- a CDS encoding glycosyltransferase family 39 protein — protein MTVLAEFTERPTDIQPHEQPSSLRPRWVRPALGLLLAVTAVLYLWGLDAAGWANDYYAAAVQAGTQSWKALLFGSLDAGNAITVDKPPAALWVMALSGRVFGFGTLSMLVPQALMGVASVALIYGAVRRVSGYGAGLLAGAVLALTPVAALMFRFNNPDALLVLLMVVAAYCVVRALDANATRWIALAGVAIGFAFLAKLLQALLVTPAFALVVLVAVPGSVWLRLHHIAVGLIAIVLSAGWYLALVSLWPSDSRPYIGGSTDNSLLQLALGYNGLGRVFGGDGNPGGSSSSGAGEGGGPGGGMFGGSTGIARMFDTSMGTEISWLLPAALIGLVAGLWFTRRAPRTDRTRAALLLWGGWLLVTAAVFSFMKGIMHPYYTIALAPAIAAVIGISVRELWRGKQFVSSRVVLGAILVTTGVWNFILLDRTPEWLPWLRWVVLAGSIAVTAVFVAGGHRLGRWTATLAAAGLLFGLGATAAYTVETVAGSHTGPIPTSGPARADGGMGFGGPGGPGGQQASDNTELKTMLTQADNRWAAATIGSMSTSPLELATGKSIMSIGGFSGGDNAPTLEQFQNYVATGQVHYFIVGSGPGGGHHGGPGGDSGPGTQITKWVQQHFTAQDIGGTEVYDLNMPN, from the coding sequence ATGACCGTGCTCGCCGAGTTCACAGAAAGGCCGACGGACATTCAGCCCCACGAACAGCCGAGCTCGCTGCGGCCGCGTTGGGTGCGCCCCGCGCTGGGGCTGCTCCTCGCGGTCACCGCCGTGCTCTACCTGTGGGGACTCGACGCCGCCGGGTGGGCCAACGATTACTACGCGGCCGCCGTGCAGGCCGGCACCCAGAGCTGGAAGGCGTTGCTGTTCGGGTCCCTCGACGCGGGCAACGCGATCACGGTGGACAAGCCACCGGCTGCGCTGTGGGTGATGGCATTGTCCGGGCGGGTCTTTGGATTCGGCACGCTGTCCATGCTGGTGCCGCAGGCCCTGATGGGTGTTGCCTCCGTAGCGCTGATTTATGGCGCGGTACGGCGCGTCAGTGGCTACGGCGCCGGCCTGTTGGCGGGTGCGGTGCTGGCGCTCACGCCCGTGGCGGCGTTGATGTTCCGCTTCAACAATCCCGACGCGCTTCTCGTCCTGCTGATGGTGGTGGCCGCCTACTGCGTGGTCCGCGCGCTGGACGCCAACGCCACTCGCTGGATCGCCCTGGCCGGTGTGGCCATTGGATTCGCGTTCCTGGCCAAGCTCCTGCAGGCCCTGCTCGTCACGCCGGCCTTCGCGCTGGTGGTGTTGGTCGCGGTTCCTGGCAGTGTCTGGCTGCGGCTGCATCATATTGCCGTCGGATTGATCGCAATCGTGCTCTCCGCCGGGTGGTACCTGGCACTGGTCAGCCTGTGGCCCAGCGACTCTCGCCCCTACATCGGCGGGTCCACCGACAACAGCCTGCTTCAGCTGGCGCTGGGTTACAACGGCCTGGGCCGGGTGTTCGGCGGCGACGGAAATCCGGGCGGGAGCTCGAGCTCCGGCGCCGGCGAGGGCGGCGGTCCCGGTGGCGGGATGTTTGGTGGGTCCACCGGCATAGCCAGGATGTTCGACACCTCGATGGGCACCGAAATCAGCTGGCTGCTGCCTGCCGCACTGATCGGCCTGGTTGCCGGCTTGTGGTTCACCCGCCGGGCGCCGCGCACCGACCGCACCCGGGCGGCCCTGCTGCTGTGGGGAGGCTGGTTACTGGTCACCGCAGCGGTCTTCAGCTTCATGAAGGGGATCATGCACCCCTACTACACCATCGCCCTGGCACCGGCGATCGCCGCCGTGATCGGCATCAGCGTTCGAGAACTATGGCGCGGCAAGCAGTTTGTGTCATCGCGGGTCGTACTCGGGGCGATATTGGTGACCACCGGAGTGTGGAACTTCATCCTTCTTGACCGCACACCAGAATGGCTTCCGTGGCTGCGCTGGGTGGTGTTGGCCGGCTCGATCGCGGTCACCGCGGTGTTTGTGGCGGGCGGACATCGCCTCGGGCGTTGGACGGCCACGCTGGCGGCGGCGGGTCTACTCTTCGGGCTCGGTGCCACAGCCGCCTACACCGTCGAGACCGTGGCGGGCAGCCACACCGGACCGATTCCGACATCGGGACCGGCTCGCGCGGACGGGGGTATGGGTTTCGGCGGCCCGGGTGGTCCTGGCGGCCAGCAGGCGTCCGATAACACCGAACTCAAGACGATGCTCACTCAGGCCGACAACCGTTGGGCCGCAGCGACTATCGGGTCGATGAGCACCAGCCCGCTGGAACTCGCGACCGGCAAGTCGATCATGTCGATCGGGGGCTTCAGCGGCGGTGACAACGCGCCCACTCTGGAGCAGTTCCAGAACTACGTCGCCACGGGACAGGTCCACTACTTCATCGTCGGCAGTGGTCCCGGCGGCGGCCATCACGGTGGCCCCGGCGGCGACTCGGGCCCCGGTACGCAGATCACGAAGTGGGTTCAGCAGCACTTCACTGCCCAGGACATCGGCGGCACGGAGGTCTACGACCTGAACATGCCGAACTAA
- a CDS encoding bifunctional glycosyltransferase family 2/GtrA family protein, protein MTITDVPVARRRNAALIAADRGVPVLDVVVPVYNEQAVLADSVHRLHRHLREDFPFSFRITIADNASIDGTASVAAGLAEELPEVRTVRLEQKGRGRALHAVWSTSDAPVLAYMDVDLSTDLAALAPLVAPLVSGHSDLAIGTRLSRGSRVVRGAKREVISRCYNLILRSTLSAKFSDAQCGFKAIRSDVAAELLPYVEDTGWFFDTELLVLAERSGLRIHEVPVDWIDDPDSRVDIVATAIADLKGIARLLKGFGTGQIPVKAIGAQFGSRAGAPKSLLNQGVRFAAIGIGSTLAYLLLFLLLRPIGAQGANLVALLVTAIANTAANRRFTFGVRGRSGVARHQFEGFVVFGIGLGLTSGALALLHMMGEPHRAVELLVLIAANLMATVVRFVLLRGWVFHPRRTGQTVGGK, encoded by the coding sequence ATGACCATCACCGACGTCCCCGTGGCACGCCGACGCAATGCCGCACTGATCGCCGCCGACCGCGGTGTGCCGGTGCTCGATGTCGTCGTGCCGGTGTACAACGAGCAGGCCGTACTGGCCGACTCGGTCCACCGGCTGCACCGCCACCTGCGCGAGGACTTCCCGTTCTCGTTCCGCATCACGATCGCCGACAACGCCAGCATCGACGGCACTGCCTCGGTGGCCGCCGGGCTGGCCGAGGAACTGCCCGAGGTGCGCACGGTACGCCTGGAGCAGAAGGGCCGCGGACGGGCGCTGCACGCGGTGTGGTCAACCTCAGATGCACCGGTGCTGGCCTACATGGACGTCGACCTTTCGACGGATCTGGCCGCGCTGGCGCCGCTGGTGGCACCGCTGGTGTCGGGACATTCGGATCTGGCCATCGGGACGCGACTGAGCCGCGGCTCGCGAGTAGTGCGTGGAGCCAAGCGGGAGGTCATCTCGCGGTGCTACAACCTGATCCTGCGTTCGACGTTGTCCGCCAAGTTCAGTGACGCCCAGTGCGGGTTCAAGGCAATCCGCTCCGATGTCGCCGCGGAGCTGCTGCCGTACGTCGAGGACACCGGCTGGTTCTTCGACACCGAGCTGTTGGTCCTCGCCGAACGCAGTGGACTGCGTATCCACGAAGTCCCCGTCGACTGGATCGACGATCCCGACAGCCGTGTTGACATCGTGGCGACCGCCATCGCCGATCTGAAGGGAATTGCGCGCTTGCTCAAGGGTTTCGGTACTGGGCAGATTCCGGTGAAGGCGATCGGTGCCCAGTTCGGCAGCCGGGCTGGTGCGCCGAAGTCACTGCTGAACCAGGGCGTGCGGTTCGCGGCCATCGGCATCGGCTCCACACTGGCCTATCTGCTGTTGTTCCTGCTGTTGCGCCCGATCGGCGCCCAGGGCGCCAACCTCGTCGCGCTGCTGGTGACCGCGATCGCCAACACCGCCGCCAACCGGCGGTTCACCTTCGGAGTCCGCGGCCGCAGCGGCGTGGCACGCCATCAATTCGAGGGATTCGTGGTCTTCGGTATCGGGTTGGGCCTGACCAGCGGCGCACTGGCGCTGCTGCACATGATGGGCGAACCGCACCGCGCCGTCGAACTCCTGGTGCTGATCGCGGCCAACCTGATGGCTACCGTCGTTCGCTTCGTGCTGTTGCGCGGCTGGGTCTTCCACCCCCGGCGCACCGGCCAGACTGTTGGAGGAAAGTGA
- a CDS encoding glycosyltransferase family 39 protein gives MIRRKHYGAACVLLAVTAVLYMWNLGASGWANPFYSAAAQAGAENWTAWLFGSSDAANAITVDKTPAALWVTGLSARMFGVNPWSILVPQALFGVTAVAVLYAAVRRVSGPWAGLLAGAVLALTPAAALMFRFNNPDALLVLSLVVSAYATLRALDDGAAWWWMPLAGVAVGVGFLAKMMQAFLVLPALGAVFLIAADAPLRTRFVRLAAAVGALVVSGGWYLLLVALWPPAARPYIGGSQHNSIVELTLGYNGLGRITGAETGGLGNMNSDVGWARLFGAEMGTHIAWLLPAAVIAIVAGLVITRRAPRTDITRAALLLWSGWLVLTAVVFSFANGILHPYYTVALAPAIGGGLAIGTALLWRYRTDIRAATTLSGMAVITGVLAYLLLQRDSPWMPWLRVAVVVTAIGCALLLLVVVRLPRRVGIAVGTVAVVAALAGPVAFSLATVAAPHSGAIPSVGPSSGQGGPPGGMFDAPRPGAALTASLRQDAGQFTWAAAVVGSSNAAGYQLATGLPVMAVGGFNGTDPAPTLEQFQAYVSQRRIHWFIRADMPGFMFGNRSGSDAAEQVQRWVSANFTPREVDSVTVYDLSSGFTAAA, from the coding sequence ATGATTCGTCGCAAGCACTATGGCGCTGCCTGCGTGCTGCTGGCAGTCACAGCCGTGCTGTACATGTGGAACCTGGGCGCGAGCGGCTGGGCGAATCCGTTCTATTCGGCGGCTGCGCAGGCCGGCGCCGAGAACTGGACGGCGTGGCTGTTCGGGTCCAGCGACGCAGCCAATGCGATCACCGTCGACAAAACCCCTGCCGCACTGTGGGTGACCGGCCTGTCAGCTCGCATGTTCGGGGTCAATCCCTGGAGCATCCTGGTGCCGCAGGCGCTGTTCGGTGTGACCGCGGTTGCGGTGCTCTACGCCGCGGTACGCCGCGTCAGCGGGCCCTGGGCCGGACTGTTGGCCGGGGCGGTGCTGGCCCTCACCCCGGCGGCGGCGCTGATGTTCCGGTTCAACAATCCCGATGCGCTACTGGTCCTTTCGCTGGTCGTGAGCGCTTATGCCACACTGCGCGCACTAGACGACGGCGCCGCGTGGTGGTGGATGCCGCTGGCGGGAGTGGCGGTCGGGGTCGGCTTCCTGGCCAAGATGATGCAAGCCTTCCTGGTGTTGCCTGCCTTGGGCGCGGTGTTCCTGATCGCTGCCGACGCGCCGTTGCGGACGCGGTTCGTTCGGCTGGCGGCGGCCGTGGGCGCACTGGTGGTGTCCGGTGGGTGGTATCTGCTGCTGGTCGCGCTGTGGCCGCCGGCAGCGCGGCCGTATATCGGTGGTTCGCAACATAATTCGATCGTCGAATTGACGTTGGGCTACAACGGCCTTGGGCGTATCACCGGTGCGGAGACCGGCGGGCTGGGTAACATGAACTCCGATGTCGGCTGGGCACGGCTGTTCGGTGCCGAGATGGGCACCCACATCGCCTGGCTGCTGCCCGCAGCGGTCATCGCGATCGTGGCGGGGTTGGTGATCACCCGCCGCGCGCCGCGTACCGACATCACCCGGGCTGCGCTGCTGTTGTGGAGCGGCTGGCTGGTCCTCACCGCGGTGGTCTTCAGCTTCGCCAACGGCATTCTGCACCCGTACTACACCGTGGCGCTGGCCCCGGCAATCGGCGGCGGCCTGGCGATCGGGACGGCACTGCTGTGGCGGTACCGCACCGATATCCGCGCCGCAACCACGCTTTCCGGCATGGCTGTCATCACCGGCGTGCTGGCTTACCTTTTGCTGCAGCGAGATTCGCCGTGGATGCCGTGGCTTCGGGTGGCCGTGGTGGTCACCGCGATCGGCTGCGCCCTCCTGTTGCTTGTGGTGGTGCGCCTGCCGCGGCGGGTCGGTATCGCGGTGGGGACGGTGGCCGTGGTAGCCGCGCTGGCCGGCCCGGTCGCGTTCTCGTTGGCTACCGTCGCGGCGCCCCATAGCGGTGCCATCCCGTCGGTCGGGCCATCGAGCGGGCAGGGCGGGCCGCCGGGCGGGATGTTCGACGCGCCTCGACCGGGCGCGGCGCTGACGGCGTCGTTGCGCCAAGACGCCGGCCAATTCACCTGGGCCGCCGCCGTCGTCGGTTCGAGCAATGCCGCCGGATATCAGCTTGCGACCGGCCTGCCGGTGATGGCCGTCGGCGGCTTCAACGGCACCGATCCCGCTCCGACCCTCGAGCAGTTCCAGGCCTACGTCAGCCAGCGTCGCATCCACTGGTTCATCCGCGCTGACATGCCCGGATTCATGTTCGGCAACCGGTCTGGCAGTGACGCGGCCGAGCAGGTTCAGCGTTGGGTGAGTGCGAATTTCACGCCCCGCGAGGTCGACAGCGTCACCGTCTACGACCTGTCGTCGGGATTCACAGCTGCCGCATAG